The genomic segment GAAAAGAATATGGGCATATTGCTTCTGGTGGCAAAGGAGGACCGAAAGCTCAGGATTGAGCTTGGTGCTGGATATGGAAGAAGACTGGACAGGGAATGCAAAGCTATCGTGGATAAGGTTATTGTTCCCCAATTTAAAAAGGGTGACCTTAGCGGAGGGATAGTCTTAGGTGTCAAGGCGATTGATCAAATGCTAAGGGGGAAGCCACCAGTGCCCCTTACCCAGAAACAGCAGATAACGCATTTTATTATAGATGTGGTCCTTCTCATTACAGTAATCTCACTAGTATAGCGTTCTCTAAATACATATAA from the bacterium genome contains:
- a CDS encoding TPM domain-containing protein, with the translated sequence MAYHEDYPAHYDEFINDFAEIITSKDEEAIKAVTQTLRSQRGIPIVVVTIGTIHDYTSGHNTIEGFATGLFNNWGIGSREKNMGILLLVAKEDRKLRIELGAGYGRRLDRECKAIVDKVIVPQFKKGDLSGGIVLGVKAIDQMLRGKPPVPLTQKQQITHFIIDVVLLITVISLV